A region of the Equus quagga isolate Etosha38 chromosome 11, UCLA_HA_Equagga_1.0, whole genome shotgun sequence genome:
TAAGAATTAAAGTGAAACAATCTAGAAGCTGTACcatcccctctgctcccctcgcAGAGGTTAAAGTGCTTTAGCAATAGGATGAGCAAGTGAACAGGGGGTTTCCCTGGCTTCTTGTCTAACCTCACAGGTCTGTAttcagccccagagcccagcccatTCCATGACTACCCCCATGGAGTCTCTATccaaaaggcaaaaggaaaagatgaaaaaaatcagaaagggtCAGAGCCGTGGGGGGCCCACCCCAACCCCTCTACAAGCTACTTCAAGTCGGCTACTGGGGGACAAGAGCGGAGAAACTAGGGCCCAGAGGCTCAACTCCCATCTCTGGCAGTATCCAGAGGCTCGTTCTGTCTTCAGCATCACAGTACAGGCCTCACCCCTCCCCCGCCATcctgggcaggggaaggggctgcACCCTCAGTATTTATTGATTCCAAAAATCCGGACGCCATGGAGCTGGGGCAGCTTGGGGATGAGCACACTCATCAAGGACACAGTGTTGAGGATGAAATGGATCTGGTCGTACTTGGTATAGAAGCTGGTGAGGAAGTACCTGGGTGGAGAAGGTTGGGGAGAGTTATGACTGTTTGGAGGTCCCCTTCACTCCCTGAGTGAGGAGAGGCAGAGTCCCAACAGCCAAGTGGTCATGGGAAAGACCCCCAGAACGGAAGCAGGGTGGCAAGATCTCCCTGGCTAAAGAGGCCCCCTGCTTTACCCCAGGCCTATGGGCTACTCACTGTCAGGAAGGAAGCCCCAACTGAGGAAAGACAGGGCCGGGGAGGCCTGAGCCCAGCATAAGACCCAGAGACACTCcaactttctttcctctgttcgtTCCTATGCGAAGAGCCAGAGCTAGGGAGGTGTTTAAGCCTGGCGGGGCCCCAGGGGTCCCCAGGCCTTGGCCTGCCTGCCGGTGTCCTCCTCTACCCAAGGCACTCACAGCACGATGGGAGTGATGGTCAAGAACTTCCGAGACGCTGTGAACTGGACCCCATAGTCCATCTGCTCCCAGTGGGTCAGCAACCTCGCCTTGCCCTGGTCCGGGGTCTCAAAGGGTGTCCCCTTCACTGTGTGCAGGAAGATGTACATGCCCTGGAGGAGAGGGGTCTTCAGTAgaggacacaaaaagcaaaagGCCCTCCCCAGCTCAGCTCCTCCACCCCAGTCAGAATGGGCTCCGGGTGATCAGGAGCCTCCCGCTGCTGGGCAGGGAGATGTGGGCTGGAGGTCAGCATGGAGCAGCTGGGAGCCTGGCAGGAGAATAAGGGGGTGAGAGGGCAGGCCTGGCATGAGGAGAACCATGGGGAGGAGTTAGCTGCAGAACTGGCATGGAGATGCTGCTCCTCCAGCCCAGTGACGGCCTCCCTGTGCCAGATGGGAGGGGGCAAGCTGATGGGAAGGAACTAGGCCCCTGCTCGCCCACCAAAAGCATATAAGGTAGCAAGCAGGTggtgagggagcagagaggggcaaGAGTGGAAGATGGTTTGAGATCCTAACTTGGGAAAGAAGAATTTCTGCACTGGGCTGGGTGCCTGGGTCCTGCGGACTCTTTGGGGCCCTTAGTTCAGCTCTCAACTGCCCATCACCCAGGCCCATAAGCTACCCCATCCTGGAGATGTGGACAAATCTGCAGATTTTATTCCACTTATTGGCGTGCACAGGGCTGCAACCCAGAGCGGGAGTGGGGCAGAGAGATGAGAGGTGGGTCTGGCTCTGGTGACAGATGTTGTCAGTATGTCACCCTGACATCTGGCCCATGTCTGGGGGGGCTCCCCCTACTCCTCAGCCCTGCTCTGCTCAGCAGAGTAGCCCACACGGTTGGGTGGGCAGCAGGCAGGTCCTCACCATGTTGTGGATGAGGTTGGTAAGAGTCCAGACGACAGGGACGCTCACGAAGGGGATGCTGAGCAGCACAACATGGAGAAGCCCGATGGCCAGGACATAGGAGAGCCAGATGCCGCGGCTGTTCATCACCCGCGTGTTGGGGTTCACCTCGCTGTGCGCGGTGCCCACATTCATCCTGCTGCCCCTCTCCTGCCACTGCTCTGCAAACAAGCAACACAGGTGAGACAGGTCACACCACTTTCCCTGCCCCCTCACAGCCTCCAAGTCCCACAGGGAGGGAAGCTCTGCCTTCCCCAAGAACTACAGGCAGGTCTACTGTTTGATTCTCAAGCAAAGAGGTCAGAGAAACTCCATGCGGACTTAACTCTCTTCATTTTCCACTGCTGGGTTGGGAGAAACACCAGGCTGCCCCAAACATCACCCAACCAGGACGGTGCCCCACCAGCCACTGGGAGTGCCTGGGTGGATAGACCAAGAGGCATCCTGCCCCAGAGCAAAGAAACCACTGCCTGTCTCCCAATCTCATCCTCCAGAGCATTCCCATGACGGCCCTCTTCCCACAAAGCCCACAGAGGGGACAAGAGTCCTGTCCCCTAAGAATCAGTCAGCATAACCCCTGCTGGACTCTCTGTCTCACTAAGGGCCTGATACGGGACATCTACACCTGAGTCCTCTCCCCTgattagaaggaagaaaaggaggtaGGGCCTGTGAGAACAGGTAGTGGTGGATAAAACATTTGGGGATCACTGCTTCTACCCATCTCTCCTaattctccagcccctcccctacTGTGACCCAAGAGGACTGAGAgtagaaagagggagggagggaagaaaacaaaacaacagactAGGGACAACCTTTGCCCAGACCTGGAAGCCTCCTTCTTGGTGACACAAAACACCCTATCCAGACATTTTATCCATTTGGCAGCTGCTCAGGCTAACCCTCATCATGCCACTCACTCTGCCGCCAAATCACCAGGGCCCCTTTCCCTGGTGAGAGATGAGGATAGAGAACGTAGCCAACATCTACAGCTCCCATGGGCAGCTGGAACCCACATCAACATACCCCTCCCAAGGACACAAAACCACACCTGTggtctctctcctgcccctttcctctctgccccacccaTCCTCGCCTTGGTCTCTTTTCCCAGCACCTGTTTCCAAGTGTAAGTTAGCACCATGCCTTCCCTGCCCAGCTCCAATGGCAGAAGCCCTGCAGCTGGAAGAACCAGGAGGATTGTCCTTGATGCCCAGGAAATAATGCAGCCCAGTTGCACTCCTGGATGCAGGTAAGGAGGGGATGAGCAGCCCTTGTCCAGAGCTGGCTATCCCCAGATCCCTGAGGGCCCTGTGACCAGCAGGAGGTGGGAACAGATGGTGCCTTTGTACTGGCTCACCTCCCTAGCTGAGGGAAGGTCCTGCCTGATACCCTAAGGTCATCACCACGGTAACAGCCCTGTCAAAAGATGGGGAGGCAGAAAGGGGTCCCAGTTGGGGGGTATCCTGGAAGTGCCCAGGAAGCCACCTCCCTCACCCTGCTGCAATGAACTCCCCCAAGACTCATCTGCTATCTGTCTCTGGCTAGGATCACAGCCAAGCCTGCGTAGGAGCGAGAATTCTCAAGGATCAGTTCCTTACTTCCAGGATAATGGGAACAAGTTTCCTCTTCTCAGCTCCAAGCTTAAAGACCTCAGGGGAAAGGTGATCCCATAACACAGCTTCCCAGCATGCAAACATACGTGAGATGGCCCAGGGTGCATCCTAGAAAAGGTGATGCTCCTGGGGCCCATCAGCTCAGCCCATTAGGGTGGATAACTGGGCCTAACAGAAACCCAAGGAACTAGAAAACCGAGACTGGCTCAGTTGTTTACCTTCCCAGGGCCTTGGGGCTTCAGTTACCCTAACACAGCTCTTGGGACACCTACTATGCAAAAGTCTTCCCCTAGTGAGGGGGGTAGCGGGGGGGCTGGCTAGGAAGTGAGGGCTCTGAAGGACTTACTACTGTCTAAGGAGAGAGAACGTGTTCCCCAAGGCTGACCAGGAtctgctgcccctccccacttctccctaACCTAGACCTCCAGGGGTGCAGGAGTAGAGAGCCCTCCCTGGTATTTTGCCCAGGAGTGCCAAGAGCCTTGCTGAATCCCAGATCATCCTACACTCCTTTCTGGCTGAAACAGGGCATCCAATGAAGACTAATGAGTCTAGGAGGGGCTCAGACCTAGGACCTAACTGACCCCCTGGGAAGTTTCTTCCTGAAGCCTGAGCACTACCTGCCCTGAGAGCAGAAATCCCAGGAGACTCCCCCCAAAGACAGAAGAGACCGATAAACtaagaaaaagattggcagccAAGAAGCACTCTCGACACTTTGGTGTGACTATGGGTATGTATCACTTCCATTAGTAAAATAACCAATCGCCCCTCACCCACaaggggagaaatggagagaaactgGCAGAGGAAGAGCAAATCTACTGCAGCTGAGGCTGAAAAGTTCTGCTGCCACAGCTGGCAGGTGGCTGCCGGTACCAGTCCCTAACGTGGTTTCATAACCTGTCTCAAACTAGAGCCTGCAGCAATTCTGTTCTGTTAACCACTTTCTCACCGGTAACTCTACtactccttctttcccttcccccctGGCTCGACATGCAAATATCCCTGCCCAGCCAGTCCGTCAGACACTTAAGCCAAGGCCACAGTGCGCCCCAGGGCAGCTACCAGGTGAATGCCTCCTATTCTCTTCCCCAAGTAAGGGCAGCCCTTTAAGCATCAAACCTTTTACCTTCTGGATGAGGAGCACAAAATATTCAAGCCTGCAACCTGGACCCCAACGAGAAGTCCCCGGCAGCACGTCACAATGCCCTTTTCATTCTGCCCACCCCCACAACCCGTGGGGCCACAGTCGCTCACCTCTCAGCTCTGGCCCTGCCTTCCGGACTCCGGAGACCAGTAGGAATGGAAAGCCGGCGAGTACCGAGGCGAACCCCTACTAGCCGGGGCAGAGGATGAAGCGAGGAGGCGGAGCCCTCCCTATTGTTGAGGTTTTCTGAGCGAGACCTTAAGCCGAAGGGGAGCCTCCCGCTCCGCTCTCCAGCCTGGGACCTCGCACACGGAACCTGGCCCGGTCcggagccccacccccacctcctagCGTTCACCCAGCCCTAGAGGCGGCCAAACCTTTATCCCCGAAGCCCAGagctccccgccccccaccctccacccccagcccgaGCGCTCCTCCCCGACGCCCCATTCCCGGCCTCCGCCTCCACTTTCCCCTTTGCGCATCCCTTCGGCTGATGCACCCGCTCGGCTgcaccccctccagccccactcactctgctccagtccCCTCCAGCCCGGCGcctcccccagcagcccccacctccttccccgcCCCGCCTCTAGCCCCAGGAGTCTCCCAGTTCGGCCACCGGAGGCCGCCCTTCTGGACTCACCGTGCGGGGCCGGAGGTCGAGGGCCCGGGAAGGGTGCCCGGGGCGGGGGTCGCTGCAGCTTCAGCAGCTGTAACAACACCGCGGAGGCAGCCACCCCGCTGGCAGCCCCTGCCGAATCAGGGCCCCGCGCCGGAGCCGGTGACGTCACCGCCCAGCGCCGGCCCGCCGGATGCCTCCTGGGAGTTGTAGTTTCTCCCCTTGCCTGAGTGCCGGCCCGCCCGACGCCTTCTGGGCGTTGTAGTTTTCTCTCCCCGCTCCAGCTAGGGCCTCGCTGGCGCCGCACGGCCCGGACGTTTCAATAGCTAGTATACTAGGATCAGATGGTATTGCTTTGGCGGGTAACAATTCCTGCTTTTGCGTCCGCGCTCTTCAAGTGCGGTTTACCCTTGCTGGGTTTTGCGGATGAGGAAAACTCGCAGTTTTAAGTAACTTGCCGTAGTTCTCCACTGGGTCTTAACCTGGACTGGAGCCCAGAGATTCTGACCCCAGGTCAGAATTTTTCCGCTACACCTCACTACCTCCGCCCTGGCCGAAGAGTGGCTCCTCCATAAACGAACTAGCCCGTTGCCCTGCCGAGCCTGCGTGGAAGCGGGCTTTTCACGACGACGGTTACGATGAGAGTCTGGAGGGCAGAGATCGCAGCCTGTGGACAGCGTTGGTCCACAGCCTGCCTACTCCTCAGTTACACCTGGGCCAGGCCGCATCCTTGGCCTCCTCACATTAGATGTCAGAAGAGGCCATGTGTCTTACGAAGACTCCTTGATGAATGGTTAGGAGTCTGAATTCTAGTCCCAGGTGAGCTTGTGTGGTGTGCGTAAGAGGCTCCACTTCTCTGGTCTGCATGCTCTCGAGGCAAGGACACAGATTTTACTGCCAGGTAGACATAGCGTAGGCACTCCTTGAGCAGCAATGTGACCCTGGACAAATAACTTGTCTTAATCTCCAGTTCCACACCTGTGAAAATCAACCTCCAAGGTTGTGCAAATTCAAAAGAATGTGTGTAAAGCACCTGTTGCACTGTAGGAAGCTATTTCTGTAGGAAGTTGAACTAAATGGCTCTTAATGTCTCCTGGGTCACCCTCACTCTCCATGTCACCAAGAGGGCCTTGTTTGAGTAGTTTCCACTCCCCTACCCAGCTTCTTTCTAAGCCCACTCTATTCAAGGCAGGGCTGGAATAGCAGGATCAGATGAAGTCATGACTTGCCAACTTGACTGGCTGTAAACACAACCTGAAATGAATGTGAGGGGATAGAAAGGAGAATGCTGGCCCAGGGAACCTGGGGACGCTTCCTTCAGCCctcacccacccctcccctgggGGCTGCTAGGAAACAATTTTCACAAAGCTGAAATGGGGTCCTGGGAAGTATGTAGTGGGGCACCAAGCAGGTGGATATCTGAACCACTCAGAACAGGAGAACAGGCAGCTTCTAGAACATTTCCAGGGCCAATGGCCCAAGAACACTCATCCCAAGACCTAAATAATCAACCCAGAGTCTAAAGTTCTGCCTTATATCCTACAGAAGTTTCTCCTGGTTCTTGGAGGCCCCTCTGCTTATAGTCAGACTTCTGAAGACAAAAGCAAACAACTGAATATTGTCCTTTCCACAGAAACCTCCCTAGCATTGAAGCAAAAaaagatgtctttattttttacaaaatgagCCTAGTTGACCCTTTTGACTTTTCTCTGAGTTTCTTCCATCCTGCATTAAGTTGATCAAGCTCTCTGGATCTTTGCCAGTTTCCTCACATCTCTGCAAAGCTCCATGACCCAGACTGGATCCACGTCTCAAATAAGGTTCTGACTAATGCATAGTCTAACGGAAAGATTACTGGACATGCCATGCCCTATTAATAACCCCtgttatcaaatttttttcaCAATGGGAATGAACAGAGTTCTGACTCACGCTGGGTTTGTGGTAAATTGTGGATCACTTTCTGCTTAATTTAGCCTGAGTCTTTGTcatcatctttctccttctctagtTCTCTGCCCTTATAATTACAATGTCTTCACCAAACATCCTTCAGCCGTGAATAGGCCTAAGCACTGTTCAGAACGAGTGTCAGCACTCTTATGTGGTGCTGGGGAAGGCACAACCTCTTGGACAAACAGTTGATAATATGTGCCAAGAAGTTGTAAAATCATTCAGGCCTCGGAGCCATGGTTATATTTCTGGTAGCATACTCTAAGGAAGTACATCTCATGTACTATGTGTGAGGACGTTCATCttagaattatttattatagTGGAAAACCAAAAGTACCCTAAATGCCCAAGAAAAATATTATGGTATGTCCATTGGATGGGATAGTATGAAGCATTATAGTAAATTGTTGTGAAAACTATCTGGCAGTATGGGAAAATGCTTGCAAGGTTATATGAAAAgatcagggaaaaaaatagcatGAGCATTCCCCAGGGATGCAAtcagaaaaatctagaagaaGGGAAGCTAGAAGAAACACCCAATTCCCTTaacaagtagaagaaaaaagaagagggagagacttACAGATTAAGATAAATTAAGCAATACATCAACCAAAAGCCGTACTTGGATCCTGATTCAAGCAAgccaacttttttttaagattttattaaattagggaaatttgaatattgaCTATTCAAATTGATGATATCAAGGAATTATAAATTTTCAGGCATATcatattgtattaatttttttaataaaatatcctCATCTTTTGGAGACATATACTAAAATGTATGTTGATGTATGATATGATGACttgatttgcttcaaaataatctgggcTAGGGACATGAGGGAATAAAAAGCAAGATGGGCCATGAGGTGATAATTATTGAAACTAGGAGACGGGGACATAAGATTCCTtacattattttctctacttttttatgtttgaaattgtctataataaaaagtttttataaaCCTGTATATGCATTAATgattaggaaaaaagaacaacactGGTGAGATGCTGGCACCAGACTGCCAAGGTTCAATTCCCTGTTCTGgtcacagctgtgtgaccttagacaagtcactgaacctctctgtgtttcagttaCTTAATTTCTAAATGGAGATGGTGATGATCATGATAGTGCCCACCTCacgttgttgtgaggattaaatggtcaataaatgtgaagcacttagaacaattcCTGGCACCTAGGAAGTGCTCTATATGTGTTGCCTGTTATTAATCCATTCCACATTTGAATGATATTTAAGCATCTACTTTACTAGGCTGtggaaattcaataaaataaaaacagatcttGTTAGGATGGAGGGATTTGGGTGATCTTTTTCATTCTCTAGTTTCAAACTTTGTGTAATGTGAGATAGCTTTAAATCTTTTatgaaatgtgtgtttttaaaacagagtgagccaccatcacaggctctccctgccctctgggagctccTTAGTCTGCTGAGGTAGACGCATTTCCCAGCCTTGGGGTGTTTCCAACTGGCAGGGTGGCGTGGCCTCTGCTTGCCGGAGATACACCGTGTGGGCCGAGATAGCAAACATGGGCGGGGGTGATAAACTGGGACCACATTCCAAGGTGACGCAGTGGTGGGAAGTGAGGAGGTGGGCATCAAGAAACATAGCCCCTTCCCCGAGCCCTAAGGGAGAGAATGGCACCTCTCTACTCCTTCTACCCCCCACTCCCCTCCAATTCACTCCTACACGACCTCCTGATCCCCGCCAcctcacctccctccttcctgaaggGGAGGTGTTGAGGTCACACCCAGAGCGAgcacagggaggaagggagctgtTTATTTCCTTGGcagttgtgtttttgtttggttggggAGCACCCCAAGCGTGTGGTGGCAGCGGGGTGGCGGCAGGGACAGTGATGCTAAGTAGACAAAGAAGCACTGAGTGACAGCCACTGAGCCTGTAGGAGAGGAGGCGGCACAGCGACTGGCAGCCTTGGCAGTGGGCACTAGCTCTCCTCCCCTTGCCCAGCCCTGTGGTTGGGTATTTTGGGCTGTGGAGGGAAAGGGCTGAGCTGGCCAGGGCCTCCACGCCAGAGCCAAGGCCTGGGAACCAGAACCTCCCTCTAGGAATCAAGAGCAGGGCTGTTCTTTAGGATTATGCAATCTGCATAATCTTTGATATGGACAATCGACATCATCTCCCAcggggaaaacaaaaacagtttagAAAACTGTAAACATTATAGATCAAAAGGGCAATGGTTATAAAAACAGGAGCTTTAAGAAAAGATCCCCTAGTGTCCTTCCAGTTGCATGACTACGCCAGTAGACCCCACCTCTTTAGAAATGCTGGGTGGCCACTGCCCCAGATCATCTTCTTCCCCTGCTTAACACCAACTCCTCCTTCAGTGACAATCACAGCTGACATGATTTAGCATTTGCTACGTCCCAGGTCCTGGGCAAAGGGCTTTACGTGTATAAAGTCTTTTAATCTTTAAACCTGTGAAGTAGGTtttttattatccccactttacagatgagaaaactgcagtacagagagtttaaatattttgcccaaggtcacacagctaggaagtggcattTCTCCTAAAAGCCATTCCTGGCCACTCCCCTGTCGTGTGTGTCCCTCATGTTCCCGTAGGTGCCTTGTAAAGTCTTCTATCCCACACCGAGGGTGCTATGTTTAAGTTATCTGTCACACAGCCACCTCCCCGGCTAGGCTGCTTGCTCCATGTCTTAGTGATATTTGCATTTCCTGCACATAGTGGATTCTCAATGAATGTTAACTGAAGGATGTAACTGGCCCACACATCCCGGACTACAGCCACACTGAGCTTCTAACCGGTCTCAGACACACCTTGCTCTTTCTTGCTCTTGTCTCAGCCTACAATGcttttcctcttattcttttCCATCTAGTAGACTCCTATTCATCCCTCAAGCCCTAGCTCACCTATCACTTTCTTTGTGAAGCCTTCCCTAACTTTCCAGGCAGAGTCCACTGCTTTGTCCTCTGGGCTCCTCTGACCCCAGCAGACACCTCAGCGAGAGCCCACCCCTAGGCTATCAGGTGGCCATATGTGTGCACACGCCATCTTCCCCCTTTGTCTGGGGGATGACCCAAACTGCCCAATATTCTCATGTTAGAGGGTCCCTGGCTGACATGATAGGAAAAGTAGCTagccttcctccttttttgtttatcCCTCTCTATCCAGGCTGGACCTGAGGACTTCCAACATGTGGGAGGCAGGGGCCTGGAGGCCTGCTGAGTTTCTCTCCTCCCAGGTCACATCTTTGGGGCATGGAGTTACTGCCTTTGGAGGGAGGAGCTGTGACTCAGCCCCAGCCAGGGAGGGGGCCTGAGGGACCTAACTTTCTGGGGCCCTGAACTTGGGAACCAGGGCCCTGCTGTGCCTCAGCCTCTTCTCTGCCCACCATCATAGACACATTAAACATCAGGCTGGAAGGGATCTCAGAGACAGTGAGGGCCAGAGAGCCAAAGGCCCAAGGAGGTTGGGGAAGGATATGACCAGTGGCACAAATGTCTGATGGTCTTGGGCCTGGCCCAAGGGTTTTCCTACATGCCCCACAGGCCACGGTAAAGAATGGAACACCCCGGTCATCCTCCTTCAATCCCACACAACGGCTTCCACTCAGTTCCCTCCCACCTGGACTGTTGCAGTAATGGTTTTTCTTCCACCAAAACGTCCTCCACACAGCCAGCAAAGTGATCCAAATATCAAAGCTcattttaaaacctttcaatCCTTCAGCAACTGAGTCAATTCCCAATTCTTCCACGGTGTAGAAGACCACAAGGATCTGGTGCCTTTCCACTGTAACGATGGCCTTTGCCACCGCCCCCTCTACTCTGTAGTCGAGGAGAAGCCAAGCCTTCTCACGCTCCCTTGTTGTTGCGCACACTCTGATGCTCACCTGATGAACTCAGCCTTAAAGACCCAGCTCAGATGTCATTCCTtggtgaagccttccctgatatCCTGGAAAAGGCAGTGTGTCAGGTAAGAATGTTCTCAGCTGAAAGCAACAGAAAACCAACCAAAGGAATGATTCTGACCTTAGGTAGCCAGCAGAATCACCTAAGCAGCTTTTAAAAGTCCCCATCACCAGAGATGTGCCAGATCGATTTTATTAGAAGCTCCATGATGGACCCAGGCATCATTAGTTTTCAAAACCTCCCatattctaatgtgcagccaagttgaGAAGCACTGAAGCGGGGTTAGTTTTTCTCACATAATGAGTCTAGAGGTAGACGGTTGTTGGTCTTGGTTGAGTGGCTCACCATATCCGGGCCAGCGGCTTTGTTgtctcatggtcacaagatggctatGGTTGACCCTCCATGCTCAAAGCAGGGGGAAAGCTGTAGGGAGAAGGGGAGGGCCCAGCCCATCCTCTTCTATGAGCAAATCAAAGACTGTCCCAGAAATTCCTGCAGCAGACTTTTACTAAGATGTCATTGACCAGAACTGAGCCACCCCCAGCTgccaaggaggctgggaaagtgagCAACAGGACTTCCGATAGACTGAGAGGACCAATCAGGCTCTATCATAAAGGACTGAGTA
Encoded here:
- the ORMDL3 gene encoding ORM1-like protein 3, whose translation is MNVGTAHSEVNPNTRVMNSRGIWLSYVLAIGLLHVVLLSIPFVSVPVVWTLTNLIHNMGMYIFLHTVKGTPFETPDQGKARLLTHWEQMDYGVQFTASRKFLTITPIVLYFLTSFYTKYDQIHFILNTVSLMSVLIPKLPQLHGVRIFGINKY
- the LRRC3C gene encoding leucine-rich repeat-containing protein 3C, producing MPSLPSSNGRSPAAGRTRRIVLDAQEIMQPSCTPGCSLGPRTRNLARSGAPPPPPSVHPALEAAKPLSPKPRAPRPPPSTPSPSAPPRRPIPGLRLHFPLCASLRLMHPLGCTPSSPTHSAPVPSSPAPPPAAPTSFPAPPLAPGVSQFGHRRPPFWTHRAGPEVEGPGRVPGAGVAAASAAVTTPRRQPPRWQPLPNQGPAPEPVTSPPSAGPPDASWELSEFFRYTSLPPPWPKSGSSINELARCPAEPAWKRAFHDDGYDESLEGRDRSLWTASYSTPGLCQSVAMLPPGSHLLSLLLVIGTRSTVPSPWVPPQGCYVAEEAGERTFRCSQAGLSAVPPGIPNDTRKLYLDANRLASVPAGAFQHLPVLEELDLSHNVLVHLSGAAFQGLAGTLRHLDLSANQLASVPVEAFMGLQIQVNLSANPWRCDCALQEVLRQVRLAPGTGTGIVCGPGARPDLVGQEFLPLAGEEELCGTGRGGARRSTDVALLVTMGGWLVLVVAYLVHYVWQNRDETRHPLKRAPLLPVRSEDSSTLSTVV